The proteins below come from a single Parageobacillus thermoglucosidasius genomic window:
- a CDS encoding bifunctional folylpolyglutamate synthase/dihydrofolate synthase: protein MVRTYKEALAWIHGRLRLGIKPGLERMEWMMEKLGHPERRVRAIHVAGTNGKGSTVSYLRHILQAAGYSVGTFTSPYVEKFNERISVNGRPIRDKEIVELVRAIQPLAEELETTELGAPTEFEVITAMMFYYFGKKNIQDVVIIEAGLGGRFDSTNVIYPILSIITNIGYDHMNILGETLEKIALEKAGIIKSGVPVITAVNQPEAWAVIAGKAKSLKAKTYRLGEDFSIVQHEANEDGERFSVETVFSQYPDLNITMFGAHQVQNAAVAVMAADYLRMCYSFLIEKEHIYEGLEKAKWIGRFERISNKPLIIIDGAHNAEGIRSLVDTVRLHYPNKDVHVLFAALADKPLEQMIPPLAGIAKTITFTSFDFPRAASAEQLAALCDHPDKACITDWERWLKEKRKQKRSDDLFLITGSLYFIAEVRKLLL from the coding sequence ATGGTTCGTACATATAAAGAAGCGCTTGCATGGATTCATGGGCGTTTGCGCTTAGGAATCAAACCGGGATTAGAGCGGATGGAATGGATGATGGAAAAGCTCGGGCATCCTGAGCGCCGCGTAAGGGCAATTCACGTTGCCGGAACGAACGGGAAAGGTTCGACCGTTAGCTACTTGCGCCATATTTTGCAAGCGGCCGGCTATTCGGTGGGAACGTTTACTTCTCCGTATGTGGAGAAATTTAATGAGCGGATCAGCGTAAACGGCCGGCCAATTCGCGACAAAGAAATTGTTGAGCTGGTGCGAGCCATTCAACCGCTTGCGGAAGAACTGGAAACAACAGAGCTTGGCGCGCCGACAGAATTTGAAGTGATTACGGCGATGATGTTTTATTATTTTGGGAAAAAGAACATTCAAGATGTCGTGATTATCGAGGCAGGACTCGGCGGCCGCTTCGATTCGACGAACGTGATTTACCCGATTCTTTCCATTATCACCAATATTGGCTATGACCATATGAACATTTTAGGAGAGACGCTGGAGAAAATCGCTTTGGAAAAAGCAGGAATCATCAAATCGGGCGTTCCGGTCATTACCGCGGTGAACCAGCCGGAAGCATGGGCGGTGATTGCCGGCAAAGCGAAATCATTGAAAGCGAAAACATACCGGCTGGGAGAAGACTTTTCGATTGTTCAGCATGAGGCAAATGAAGATGGCGAGCGTTTTTCAGTAGAGACGGTGTTTTCGCAATATCCGGATTTAAACATAACGATGTTCGGGGCGCATCAAGTGCAAAACGCGGCCGTAGCCGTGATGGCGGCCGACTATTTGCGGATGTGCTATTCGTTTTTGATTGAAAAAGAACATATTTATGAAGGGCTGGAAAAGGCGAAATGGATCGGGCGGTTTGAACGGATAAGCAATAAGCCGCTGATCATTATCGACGGCGCCCACAACGCGGAAGGCATCCGCAGCCTCGTCGATACAGTGCGTTTGCACTATCCAAACAAAGATGTTCATGTATTATTTGCCGCGCTGGCAGACAAACCGCTTGAGCAAATGATTCCGCCGCTTGCCGGAATCGCGAAAACGATAACGTTTACGTCGTTCGATTTTCCGCGCGCCGCGTCTGCCGAACAGCTTGCAGCGCTATGCGACCATCCGGATAAAGCGTGCATCACGGACTGGGAGCGCTGGCTCAAAGAAAAACGGAAACAGAAGCGGAGCGATGACCTTTTCCTTATCACCGGCTCGCTTTACTTTATCGCAGAGGTAAGAAAGTTATTGTTATGA
- a CDS encoding VWA domain-containing protein, with protein MAEKRKFLWLLMALLLCVAFGNVPAVAFGADNGSSTAALNFTITSSQTEYAKPPNADAQGRLDVTLTPQGRVDNIVRPPIDVVFVFDVSGSMTQMKLQSAKYALQSAVDYFKANANPNDRFALVPFSSDVQYNKVVPFPSGTYDVKQHLNWIATVANGLRANGGTNYTQALQQAQSFFNDPARKKYIIFLTDGMPTVSKVKEPITYTVCEGILFWRTCNQVTEDLDVQYILYSNGITAAQTIYYPDHPETETYSDREKYREFEEKIRLHGTNVAKTLGMNNITLYSIGFGNNQEVDMGYLEKLSSTAGGQAKQGTPQNLTEIFQQFSKLANDPVLSGTIKIPLTSFGGNVEIVETEQVWLDEKKENAYIAFTVPYKVGQPAPPPFTVSIPVRFKAKGEYTFTAELTYRDVYGVEQAPIMKSVKVVVKDEVPPSFDGTVTLEGITRDVNDLVKFGDADGDSNRFKARYSLTAIGYVGNASGNISNITLIQPLPDGITVVPSPNAPNVTVHTENGVQYAEIAFPNTVIDYKQLNNNEITGEITLQANWAMDGTMGKLPPAVVSFQDSKYGARTSSLKAPSQRIEMKVRLHESPDMYYEGDSYGLITKWQASAKLGETKHPRLPVKALQFKEDDVLLVTYNNDETVELYLKPRVAIETKDGQQIPSGATVTEQPIVKITGFVAGEGVTYEYKVENPKQDNAWKPLDSPYEIPVTWDGTSTISIKAAGGLTKGDGITTVSLTYIKRVRQLTLDYKQTMEVGETQTISVTIEPSDATNKTLQWISSNPDVAEVEDGKVTAKNPGTVKITVRAMDGSNVSATATIKVRNPYVPLEAINLPQIYVMNVGEKVDVSSILTFIPDNATNKNIRSVISNTPEYVSVEKEQGRWYIVAQEVGYSTITVTAEEKKQDDQDIQASMTVIVQENTTSPGESGKYRW; from the coding sequence GTGGCGGAGAAGAGAAAATTTTTATGGTTGTTGATGGCGCTGCTTTTGTGCGTCGCCTTTGGAAATGTTCCTGCTGTAGCGTTTGGGGCGGATAATGGCTCCAGCACCGCTGCGTTGAATTTTACCATCACTTCCTCGCAAACAGAATATGCCAAGCCGCCTAATGCCGATGCCCAAGGGAGACTGGATGTAACGTTAACCCCTCAAGGAAGGGTGGACAACATCGTTCGCCCGCCAATCGATGTCGTGTTTGTGTTTGACGTGTCAGGATCGATGACGCAGATGAAGCTGCAAAGCGCAAAATATGCGCTTCAGTCTGCCGTCGATTATTTCAAAGCGAACGCTAACCCGAATGACCGCTTTGCCCTTGTTCCTTTTTCCAGCGATGTTCAATACAATAAAGTTGTGCCATTTCCTTCCGGAACCTATGACGTCAAGCAGCATTTGAATTGGATTGCAACCGTAGCCAATGGTCTTCGGGCAAATGGCGGAACAAACTATACGCAGGCCCTCCAGCAAGCCCAATCGTTTTTTAACGACCCGGCCCGGAAAAAATATATCATTTTTTTAACAGATGGGATGCCGACTGTTTCAAAGGTGAAAGAGCCGATTACGTATACAGTTTGTGAAGGAATATTGTTCTGGAGAACGTGCAACCAAGTCACGGAAGATTTAGACGTACAATATATTTTATATTCCAATGGCATAACGGCAGCCCAAACGATCTATTATCCTGATCATCCAGAAACAGAGACGTATTCGGACAGAGAAAAATATAGAGAATTTGAAGAAAAAATCCGTTTACATGGAACGAATGTTGCCAAAACCCTTGGCATGAACAATATAACTCTCTATTCTATCGGTTTTGGCAATAACCAAGAAGTTGATATGGGCTATTTAGAAAAGTTGTCATCGACAGCAGGCGGGCAGGCGAAACAAGGGACGCCGCAAAACTTAACGGAAATTTTCCAGCAGTTTTCAAAGCTCGCTAATGATCCGGTGTTGAGTGGAACGATAAAAATTCCGCTAACCTCGTTTGGCGGAAATGTGGAAATTGTTGAGACAGAGCAAGTTTGGCTCGATGAGAAAAAAGAAAACGCGTATATTGCGTTTACGGTTCCGTATAAAGTAGGGCAGCCGGCACCGCCGCCGTTTACCGTTTCGATTCCGGTGCGCTTTAAAGCAAAAGGGGAGTATACGTTTACTGCGGAATTGACGTATCGTGATGTATATGGAGTAGAACAGGCACCAATCATGAAATCAGTCAAGGTTGTTGTCAAAGACGAGGTGCCGCCATCGTTTGACGGAACGGTGACGCTTGAAGGAATCACGCGAGATGTAAACGACTTAGTGAAATTCGGCGATGCTGATGGTGATTCGAACCGCTTCAAGGCACGTTATTCGCTAACTGCTATTGGCTATGTCGGAAACGCGTCCGGAAACATCAGCAACATTACATTGATTCAGCCGCTTCCAGACGGGATTACGGTTGTTCCGTCGCCAAACGCGCCAAACGTGACCGTACACACGGAAAACGGCGTCCAGTACGCTGAGATTGCGTTTCCAAATACGGTTATTGACTATAAGCAACTAAATAACAACGAGATTACCGGCGAAATAACGCTTCAAGCAAACTGGGCGATGGATGGAACAATGGGAAAGCTGCCGCCAGCTGTCGTTTCGTTCCAAGATAGCAAATACGGCGCGCGGACATCGTCATTAAAGGCCCCTTCCCAACGGATTGAAATGAAAGTCCGCTTGCATGAATCGCCTGATATGTATTACGAAGGAGACAGCTATGGCCTTATTACGAAATGGCAAGCGTCAGCCAAGCTTGGAGAGACGAAACACCCGAGGCTTCCGGTGAAGGCGTTGCAATTCAAGGAAGACGACGTTCTTCTCGTCACATACAATAATGACGAGACGGTAGAGCTATATTTAAAACCGCGTGTGGCAATTGAGACTAAAGACGGTCAGCAAATCCCAAGCGGAGCGACTGTCACAGAACAGCCGATCGTAAAAATCACCGGTTTTGTCGCAGGGGAAGGCGTCACGTACGAATATAAAGTCGAAAATCCAAAGCAAGATAACGCTTGGAAGCCGCTCGATTCGCCATATGAAATTCCGGTCACTTGGGATGGAACGTCGACGATATCCATTAAAGCGGCAGGAGGATTGACAAAAGGAGACGGCATTACCACTGTATCGCTGACATACATTAAGCGTGTTCGCCAATTAACATTAGACTATAAACAAACGATGGAAGTTGGCGAAACGCAGACAATTTCGGTAACGATCGAGCCAAGTGACGCGACAAATAAAACATTGCAGTGGATTTCCAGCAATCCGGACGTCGCGGAAGTGGAGGACGGAAAAGTTACTGCCAAAAATCCGGGAACAGTTAAGATTACGGTACGGGCAATGGATGGAAGCAACGTTTCAGCAACAGCGACGATCAAGGTGCGTAATCCATATGTGCCATTAGAAGCGATCAATCTACCACAAATATATGTGATGAATGTCGGAGAAAAAGTAGACGTTTCCTCCATCTTGACGTTTATCCCAGATAATGCGACAAACAAAAACATCCGCTCTGTCATATCGAACACTCCAGAATATGTTAGTGTGGAAAAAGAGCAAGGAAGATGGTATATCGTCGCTCAAGAAGTTGGATACTCGACCATTACCGTCACCGCGGAGGAGAAAAAGCAAGACGATCAAGACATTCAAGCTTCAATGACAGTCATCGTTCAGGAAAACACCACGTCCCCAGGCGAAAGCGGAAAATATAGATGGTAA
- the spoVID gene encoding stage VI sporulation protein D, which yields MEQSHLRFSLEEAVWFKKGQEVAEFLSISLDPVVSVDEYEQYVTIRGALELNGEYRMAEGESGEAPFDFASHRFVQHVSTREDGISELSHRFPVDITIPKNRIPHLEDVYVTVESFDYDLDENGRLLVTADISISGISEVPLDEQLPAKEEELLFEPFEVVARKEVYEEEQREQQSEEKAYSVSGHVLAEQDEEQEEAAVHREETKREEEKAVPIHNHEQPEETVARLEKQKQKEKTAVQPEKPEEEKEETAAQLEENVEENEEENIEENEASGEEENVVPQQEAKVSIGSMKENAADETEEIDENEKQKVKSENTLYLTKLFAKNQEEEFTKVKICIVQQGDSLDKIAERYDVTIQQLLRVNQLENVEEIHEGQLLYIPALVGNRSS from the coding sequence TTGGAGCAATCGCATTTGCGTTTTTCCCTTGAGGAAGCGGTTTGGTTTAAAAAAGGACAGGAAGTCGCCGAATTTCTTTCGATTTCTCTCGATCCGGTCGTTTCGGTTGATGAATATGAACAATATGTCACGATTCGCGGGGCGTTAGAATTGAACGGAGAGTACCGGATGGCGGAAGGAGAAAGCGGCGAGGCCCCTTTCGACTTTGCGAGCCATCGCTTTGTTCAGCACGTGTCCACGCGCGAAGACGGCATTAGCGAATTATCGCATCGTTTTCCGGTCGATATTACGATTCCGAAAAACCGCATTCCACATTTAGAAGATGTGTATGTGACGGTTGAATCATTTGATTATGATTTGGATGAAAATGGAAGGTTATTGGTGACAGCAGATATTTCTATCAGTGGCATTAGTGAAGTGCCGCTGGATGAACAGTTGCCAGCAAAGGAAGAAGAACTGTTGTTTGAACCGTTTGAAGTTGTCGCCCGCAAAGAAGTGTACGAAGAGGAACAGAGAGAACAGCAATCGGAAGAAAAGGCATATTCCGTTTCTGGCCATGTGTTGGCGGAGCAAGACGAAGAACAGGAAGAAGCGGCGGTGCACCGGGAAGAAACAAAGCGGGAAGAAGAAAAAGCCGTGCCGATCCATAACCATGAACAGCCGGAAGAAACAGTCGCGCGGCTGGAAAAACAGAAACAAAAAGAAAAAACAGCCGTACAGCCGGAAAAACCGGAAGAAGAAAAAGAAGAAACAGCCGCACAACTCGAAGAAAATGTGGAAGAGAATGAAGAAGAAAATATAGAAGAAAATGAAGCGTCAGGAGAAGAAGAAAACGTTGTCCCGCAACAAGAGGCAAAAGTTTCGATTGGGTCCATGAAAGAAAACGCCGCCGATGAAACGGAAGAAATCGATGAAAACGAAAAGCAAAAAGTAAAGAGCGAAAACACATTATACTTAACAAAATTATTTGCGAAAAATCAAGAAGAGGAATTTACAAAAGTAAAAATCTGCATCGTTCAGCAGGGAGATTCATTGGACAAGATCGCCGAGCGGTACGATGTCACCATCCAGCAGCTTTTGCGCGTCAACCAATTGGAAAACGTGGAAGAAATCCATGAAGGGCAATTGCTATATATACCGGCGCTGGTGGGAAACCGCTCTTCGTAG
- the hemL gene encoding glutamate-1-semialdehyde 2,1-aminomutase: MRSYERSKAAYEEAVRLLPGGVNSPVRAFKSVHMTPIFMARGKGSKIYDIDGNEYIDYVLSWGPLILGHANPRVVEALKKVTENGTSFGAPTLIENELAKLVIERVPSIEIVRMVNSGTEATMSALRLARGYTGRNKILKFEGCYHGHGDSLLIKAGSGVATLGLPDSPGVPEALAHHTITVPYNDLESVKYAFEQFGEDIAAVIVEPVAGNMGVVPPVPGFLQGLRDITKQYGALLIFDEVMTGFRVDYHCAQGYFGIEPDLTCLGKVIGGGLPVGAYGGKAEIMEKVAPSGPIYQAGTLSGNPLAMTAGYETLIQLTPETYEQFRKKADRLEEGLRKAAEKYEIPHTINRAGSMIGFFFTNEHVVNYEKAKTSDLEMFATYYREMAEQGIFLPPSQFEGLFLSTEHTDEDIEKTIAAAERAFAKIREGK, from the coding sequence ATGCGAAGCTATGAACGTTCCAAAGCTGCATATGAAGAGGCGGTCCGCCTGCTGCCGGGCGGTGTCAACAGCCCGGTGCGCGCGTTTAAATCCGTCCATATGACGCCGATCTTTATGGCGCGCGGCAAAGGGTCAAAAATTTATGATATCGACGGCAACGAATATATCGATTATGTGCTGTCGTGGGGGCCGCTTATTTTAGGCCATGCGAATCCGCGCGTTGTTGAGGCGCTGAAAAAAGTGACGGAAAACGGCACAAGCTTTGGCGCACCGACATTGATCGAAAACGAGCTGGCGAAATTGGTAATTGAACGGGTGCCATCCATTGAAATTGTCCGTATGGTGAATTCTGGAACAGAAGCGACGATGAGCGCGCTCCGGTTGGCACGCGGCTATACAGGCCGCAATAAAATTTTGAAGTTTGAAGGATGCTATCACGGCCATGGCGACTCGCTGCTCATCAAAGCCGGTTCCGGAGTGGCGACACTTGGATTGCCGGACAGCCCCGGTGTTCCGGAAGCGCTGGCGCATCATACGATCACGGTTCCTTACAACGATTTAGAAAGCGTCAAATATGCGTTTGAACAGTTCGGCGAAGATATCGCTGCAGTCATTGTCGAGCCGGTTGCCGGCAACATGGGTGTCGTTCCGCCAGTTCCGGGCTTTTTGCAAGGACTGCGAGACATCACGAAACAGTACGGCGCGCTCCTTATTTTCGACGAAGTGATGACGGGCTTCCGCGTTGACTACCATTGCGCGCAAGGGTATTTCGGCATTGAACCGGATTTAACGTGCCTTGGAAAAGTCATCGGCGGCGGGCTTCCGGTCGGAGCGTACGGCGGAAAAGCGGAAATTATGGAAAAAGTCGCGCCGAGCGGCCCGATTTATCAAGCGGGAACGCTGTCGGGAAACCCGCTTGCCATGACGGCCGGATATGAAACGCTTATTCAGCTGACTCCGGAAACATATGAGCAATTCCGCAAAAAAGCGGACCGATTGGAAGAAGGGTTGCGCAAAGCGGCGGAAAAATACGAAATTCCGCATACGATTAACCGCGCTGGCTCGATGATCGGCTTCTTCTTTACAAACGAACATGTTGTCAACTACGAAAAAGCGAAAACGTCCGATTTGGAAATGTTCGCGACATATTACCGCGAAATGGCGGAACAAGGAATTTTCCTTCCTCCGTCGCAATTTGAAGGATTGTTTTTATCAACAGAACATACGGATGAAGATATTGAAAAAACAATCGCCGCGGCAGAGCGCGCGTTTGCGAAAATACGCGAAGGGAAGTAA
- a CDS encoding valine--tRNA ligase — translation MEQNEITMSTKYDHKAVEANRYQWWLDGKFFEATGDPDKKPFTIVIPPPNVTGKLHLGHAWDTTLQDIITRMKRMQGYDVLWLPGMDHAGIATQAKVEEKLRKQGLSRYDLGREKFLEETWKWKEEYANHIRQQWAKLGLGLDYTRERFTLDEGLSKAVREVFVSLYRKGLIYRGEYIINWDPVTKTALSDIEVVYKEVKGALYHMRYPLADGSGYIEIATTRPETMLGDTAVAVHPDDERYKHLIGKTVILPIVGREIPIIADEYVDMEFGSGAVKITPAHDPNDFEIGNRHNLPRILVMNEDGTMNENALQYQGLDRFECRKQIVKDLQEQGVLFKIEEHVHSVGHSERSGAVVEPYLSTQWFVKMKPLAEAAIEMQKTEGKVHFVPERFEKTYLHWLENIRDWCISRQLWWGHRIPAWYHKETGEIYVDHEPPADIENWEQDPDVLDTWFSSALWPFSTMGWPDTEAPDYQRYYPTDVLVTGYDIIFFWVSRMIFQGLEFTGKRPFKDVLIHGLVRDAQGRKMSKSLGNGVDPMDVIDQYGADSLRFFLATGSSPGQDLRFSTEKVEATWNFANKIWNASRFALMNMGGMTYDQLDLSGEKTVADHWILTRLNETIETVTKLAEKYEFGEVGRVLYNFIWDDLCDWYIEMAKLPLYGDDEEAKKTTRSVLAYVLDHTMRLLHPFMPFITEEIWQHLPHEGESITVAKWPEVRPELSNKEAAEEMRLLVDIIRAVRNIRAEVNTPLSKPVKLHIKAKDAQVQATLEKNRAYLERFCNPSELIIATDVPIAEKAMTAVVTGAELILPLEGLINIDEEIKRLEKELEKLNKEVERVQKKLSNEGFLTKAPAHVVEEERKKEKDYLEKREAVRARLAELKK, via the coding sequence ATGGAACAAAATGAGATAACGATGTCAACGAAGTATGACCATAAAGCGGTAGAAGCGAACCGCTATCAATGGTGGCTTGACGGAAAGTTTTTTGAAGCGACGGGCGATCCGGATAAAAAGCCGTTTACGATCGTGATCCCGCCGCCAAACGTAACAGGGAAGCTGCATTTAGGGCATGCGTGGGATACGACGCTGCAAGATATTATTACGCGCATGAAACGGATGCAAGGCTATGACGTGCTGTGGCTTCCGGGAATGGACCACGCCGGCATTGCCACACAGGCGAAAGTGGAAGAAAAGCTGCGCAAGCAAGGGCTGTCCCGCTATGATTTAGGCCGGGAGAAATTTCTTGAAGAAACGTGGAAATGGAAAGAAGAATATGCAAACCACATCCGCCAGCAATGGGCGAAATTAGGGCTTGGCCTTGATTATACGCGCGAGCGCTTTACGCTGGACGAAGGATTGTCCAAAGCAGTGCGCGAAGTGTTTGTTTCGCTTTACCGAAAAGGGCTTATTTATCGCGGCGAATACATTATTAACTGGGATCCGGTCACGAAAACGGCACTGTCCGATATTGAAGTCGTTTATAAAGAAGTGAAAGGCGCGCTTTATCATATGCGCTATCCGCTTGCCGACGGCTCGGGCTATATTGAAATCGCGACGACCCGCCCGGAAACGATGCTCGGCGACACTGCGGTAGCCGTTCATCCAGACGATGAGCGCTATAAGCATCTCATCGGCAAAACGGTGATTTTGCCGATTGTCGGCCGCGAAATTCCAATTATCGCCGATGAGTATGTCGATATGGAATTCGGCTCAGGCGCGGTGAAAATTACGCCGGCGCATGACCCGAACGACTTTGAAATCGGCAACCGCCACAATTTGCCGCGCATTCTTGTCATGAACGAAGACGGCACGATGAATGAAAACGCCCTGCAATACCAAGGATTGGACCGGTTTGAGTGCCGCAAGCAAATTGTCAAAGATTTGCAAGAACAAGGCGTGCTCTTTAAAATCGAAGAGCATGTGCATTCCGTCGGCCATAGCGAGCGGAGCGGCGCGGTGGTGGAACCGTATCTTTCAACGCAATGGTTTGTGAAAATGAAGCCGCTTGCCGAAGCAGCGATTGAGATGCAAAAAACGGAAGGAAAAGTCCATTTCGTTCCGGAGCGGTTTGAAAAAACGTATTTGCATTGGCTCGAAAATATTCGCGACTGGTGCATTTCTCGCCAATTATGGTGGGGCCATCGCATTCCGGCTTGGTATCATAAAGAAACAGGCGAAATTTATGTCGATCATGAACCGCCGGCTGATATCGAAAACTGGGAGCAAGACCCGGATGTATTAGACACGTGGTTCAGCTCGGCGCTTTGGCCGTTTTCGACAATGGGCTGGCCGGATACGGAAGCGCCGGATTATCAACGCTATTATCCAACCGATGTGCTTGTCACTGGATATGACATCATTTTCTTCTGGGTATCGCGCATGATTTTCCAAGGCCTTGAATTTACCGGAAAGAGACCGTTTAAAGACGTATTAATCCACGGCCTTGTCCGCGACGCGCAAGGAAGAAAAATGAGCAAATCGCTCGGCAACGGCGTCGACCCGATGGATGTCATCGACCAGTACGGCGCTGATTCGCTCCGCTTCTTCCTGGCGACAGGAAGCTCGCCTGGGCAAGATTTGCGTTTTAGCACCGAGAAAGTGGAAGCAACATGGAATTTTGCGAATAAAATTTGGAACGCGTCCCGCTTTGCGCTGATGAACATGGGCGGAATGACATACGACCAGCTCGATTTAAGCGGGGAAAAAACCGTTGCCGATCATTGGATTTTAACGCGTTTAAACGAAACGATCGAAACGGTGACAAAGCTTGCCGAAAAATACGAGTTCGGCGAAGTCGGCCGCGTTTTGTACAACTTCATTTGGGACGACTTGTGCGACTGGTATATTGAAATGGCGAAACTGCCGCTTTATGGCGACGATGAAGAAGCGAAAAAGACGACGCGCTCCGTATTGGCCTATGTCTTGGATCATACGATGCGCCTGCTTCACCCGTTCATGCCGTTTATTACCGAGGAAATTTGGCAGCACCTTCCGCATGAAGGGGAGTCGATTACGGTAGCGAAATGGCCGGAAGTGCGCCCTGAACTGTCAAACAAAGAAGCGGCGGAAGAAATGCGTCTTCTTGTTGATATCATCCGTGCAGTCCGCAACATTCGCGCTGAAGTGAACACGCCGTTAAGCAAACCGGTTAAATTGCACATTAAGGCAAAAGATGCACAAGTGCAGGCAACGCTCGAGAAAAATCGCGCGTATTTAGAACGGTTCTGCAATCCGAGCGAGCTGATCATCGCAACCGACGTTCCGATAGCGGAAAAAGCGATGACGGCGGTCGTTACCGGCGCGGAATTGATTTTGCCGCTCGAAGGGCTGATTAACATCGATGAAGAAATTAAACGGCTTGAAAAAGAACTGGAAAAACTCAATAAAGAAGTCGAGCGCGTGCAGAAGAAACTAAGCAACGAAGGATTCCTGACGAAAGCGCCTGCGCACGTCGTCGAAGAAGAGCGGAAAAAAGAGAAAGACTACTTGGAAAAACGCGAGGCTGTCCGTGCGCGCCTTGCCGAATTAAAAAAATAG
- the ysxE gene encoding spore coat protein YsxE yields the protein MYAPVLRQYGLKPFRMEQHGKVKKVYTNAGTFALKEIANVREMEAVWQSYIFCGQQSVPLYLTKQGLPFAAHGRHYYLMPWVFPAERKDTREHVLSFFRDLAHLHQKSLRQLDVSEEEINNYYENKKREWERQRSFLQSYVEKCENAWYMSPFQLQCCTYFHETMQAYSFAETEMEKWHETIKKTKKWRIAWIHGKARLSHYIVPEDSRRYFFSWERAGWNSPLFDVIMALRHHMRTFPPIGDEWVEGIEAYEKTLSLSEEEQSFFFSHLAQPHFLYRCIYEYAAKRQHEKSEREYVSELQRRYLTMKNMEYAVMRLAQRKAEENAKTTPDETPPQ from the coding sequence ATGTACGCGCCTGTTTTGCGGCAGTACGGGCTCAAACCGTTCCGCATGGAGCAGCATGGAAAAGTAAAAAAAGTATATACCAATGCCGGCACATTTGCTTTAAAAGAAATCGCGAACGTCCGAGAAATGGAGGCCGTTTGGCAATCATACATTTTTTGCGGGCAACAATCGGTTCCGCTTTATTTGACAAAACAAGGACTTCCATTTGCAGCCCATGGACGGCATTATTATTTAATGCCATGGGTGTTTCCCGCTGAGCGAAAAGACACACGCGAACATGTCCTCTCTTTTTTTCGCGATCTCGCCCATTTGCACCAAAAGTCGTTAAGACAATTAGATGTTAGTGAGGAAGAGATCAACAATTACTATGAAAATAAAAAAAGAGAGTGGGAAAGGCAGCGCTCCTTTTTGCAATCATATGTGGAAAAGTGTGAAAATGCGTGGTATATGTCCCCGTTTCAACTGCAATGCTGCACCTATTTTCATGAAACAATGCAGGCGTACTCCTTTGCGGAAACGGAAATGGAGAAATGGCATGAAACCATCAAAAAGACAAAAAAATGGAGAATCGCCTGGATTCACGGGAAAGCGCGGCTTTCACATTATATCGTTCCGGAAGACAGCCGCCGTTATTTTTTCAGCTGGGAACGCGCCGGCTGGAATTCTCCGCTATTTGATGTTATCATGGCGCTTCGCCATCATATGCGCACATTTCCGCCGATCGGCGATGAATGGGTGGAAGGGATCGAAGCATACGAAAAAACGTTATCTTTGTCGGAAGAGGAACAATCTTTTTTTTTCAGCCACCTCGCCCAACCGCATTTTTTGTACCGCTGCATTTATGAATACGCGGCAAAACGGCAACATGAAAAAAGCGAGCGGGAATATGTTTCCGAATTGCAGCGCCGTTACTTGACGATGAAAAATATGGAATATGCTGTCATGCGCCTCGCCCAGCGGAAAGCGGAGGAAAACGCTAAAACCACTCCAGATGAAACGCCACCGCAATAA